One genomic region from bacterium encodes:
- the rplW gene encoding 50S ribosomal protein L23, which produces MKTDARAIVKRALTTEKSVILRENRHCFAFEVAADANRLEISRAIEELFKVKVTGVRTINVRGKLKRLGRYAGKRPAWKKAYITIAPEGHIELFEKV; this is translated from the coding sequence ATGAAGACCGACGCCCGCGCCATCGTCAAGCGCGCCCTGACCACGGAGAAAAGTGTCATCCTCCGTGAGAACCGGCACTGCTTCGCCTTCGAAGTCGCCGCCGACGCCAACCGGCTCGAAATCAGCCGCGCCATTGAGGAGTTGTTCAAGGTCAAGGTGACCGGTGTGCGCACCATCAACGTGCGCGGCAAGCTCAAGCGCCTCGGGCGCTACGCGGGCAAGCGGCCGGCCTGGAAGAAGGCCTATATCACCATCGCGCCCGAGGGACACATCGAACTGTTCGAGAAGGTCTGA
- the rplV gene encoding 50S ribosomal protein L22 produces the protein MEGKAQSRFCRGSARKMRRVAELVKGVPVDRAAAILKALPKAAATPLAKVIASATANALAVEGTAHHKTTDFVVAQVVVDGGPIARRFRATGMGRAYRIRKRYCHVRVVVSDEPAQEERARQAAKAARARAAAAEKAAEKK, from the coding sequence ATGGAAGGTAAAGCACAATCACGGTTCTGCCGCGGGTCGGCGCGCAAGATGCGCCGTGTCGCCGAATTGGTCAAAGGGGTCCCGGTGGATCGCGCCGCGGCCATCCTCAAGGCCCTGCCGAAGGCGGCCGCCACGCCGCTGGCCAAGGTGATCGCCTCGGCGACCGCCAACGCTCTGGCCGTGGAAGGCACCGCCCACCACAAGACCACGGACTTTGTGGTCGCGCAGGTGGTGGTCGACGGCGGCCCGATCGCGCGCCGTTTCCGCGCCACCGGCATGGGCCGCGCCTATCGGATCCGCAAGCGCTACTGCCATGTCCGCGTGGTGGTCAGTGATGAACCGGCGCAGGAAGAGCGCGCCCGCCAGGCGGCCAAGGCCGCCCGCGCACGCGCCGCCGCCGCCGAAAAGGCCGCGGAGAAGAAGTAG
- the rplB gene encoding 50S ribosomal protein L2 has translation MGVKSFKPTSAGIRHRTVPTFDEITKTKPEKSLVEALRKSGGRNNKGRVTAFCRGGGHKRFYRIIDFRRDKHGIPARVAAIEYDPNRSARIALLFYADGEKRYILAPEGLRVGETILSGPEVEVKVGNSLPLANIPLGVSVHNVELKSGKGGQMARAAGAQVILAAKENGMAHLKLPSGEVRLVREQCFATVGQVGNLDHENISLGKAGASRWRGRRPSVRGVATNPVDHPMGGGEGRSSGGRHPCSPWGLKSKGLKTRKKKNPSSKYIVKRRDR, from the coding sequence ATGGGAGTCAAATCATTCAAGCCGACGTCCGCGGGGATCCGTCATCGGACCGTTCCGACGTTCGATGAGATCACCAAGACCAAGCCGGAGAAGTCGCTGGTCGAGGCGCTGCGCAAGTCGGGCGGCCGTAACAACAAGGGCCGCGTGACCGCCTTCTGTCGTGGCGGCGGGCACAAGCGCTTCTATCGCATCATCGATTTCCGGCGCGACAAGCACGGCATCCCGGCGAGGGTGGCGGCGATCGAATACGATCCCAACCGCTCGGCCCGCATCGCCCTGTTGTTCTACGCCGACGGCGAGAAGCGCTACATCCTCGCGCCGGAAGGGCTGCGCGTGGGCGAAACGATTCTGTCCGGTCCGGAAGTGGAAGTCAAGGTGGGCAATTCGCTGCCTCTGGCCAACATTCCGCTGGGCGTCTCGGTCCACAATGTCGAGTTGAAGTCGGGCAAGGGCGGGCAGATGGCCCGGGCCGCCGGCGCGCAGGTGATCCTGGCCGCCAAGGAAAACGGCATGGCCCATCTGAAGCTCCCCTCCGGCGAGGTGCGCCTAGTGCGCGAGCAGTGCTTTGCCACCGTGGGGCAGGTCGGCAATCTCGACCATGAAAACATCAGCTTGGGGAAGGCGGGCGCCAGCCGCTGGCGCGGACGCCGTCCCAGCGTGCGCGGCGTTGCCACCAACCCCGTCGACCACCCCATGGGCGGCGGCGAGGGACGTTCCTCCGGCGGACGCCACCCCTGTTCGCCCTGGGGGCTGAAGTCCAAGGGCCTGAAGACGCGCAAGAAGAAAAACCCGTCGTCGAAGTACATCGTCAAGCGGCGGGATCGTTAG
- the rplP gene encoding 50S ribosomal protein L16 — protein MLSPKRVKHRKQQRGRRTGKAYLGSTIAFGQYGLKAMEPAWVTNKQIEAARVALTRHIKRGGKVWIRIFPDKPVTVKPAETRMGKGKGNPEYWVAVVKAGRVMFEIDGIEEKLAERALRLAAGKLPLKTKFVKSHAVGAA, from the coding sequence GTGCTGTCACCAAAACGAGTCAAGCATCGCAAGCAGCAACGCGGCCGCCGCACCGGCAAGGCGTATCTGGGCAGCACCATTGCCTTCGGCCAGTATGGCCTCAAGGCGATGGAGCCGGCCTGGGTCACCAACAAGCAGATCGAGGCGGCGCGCGTCGCGCTCACCCGTCACATCAAGCGCGGCGGCAAGGTGTGGATTCGCATCTTCCCGGACAAGCCGGTGACGGTCAAGCCGGCCGAGACCCGCATGGGCAAGGGGAAGGGCAACCCGGAATACTGGGTGGCGGTGGTGAAGGCCGGACGCGTCATGTTCGAGATCGATGGCATTGAGGAGAAGTTGGCGGAGCGGGCGCTGAGGCTGGCCGCCGGCAAGCTGCCGCTGAAAACCAAGTTTGTGAAGTCGCACGCGGTCGGAGCCGCCTAG
- the rpsS gene encoding 30S ribosomal protein S19, translating into MPRSLKKGPYVSESLMNVIEKLNEEGEKRVVKTWARRSTIPPEFVGHTIAIHNGNKFIPVYVTENMVGHKLGEFAPTRTFRGHGEKKTEKATGPTHKK; encoded by the coding sequence GTGCCGCGTTCGTTGAAAAAAGGTCCCTACGTCAGCGAGAGCTTGATGAACGTCATCGAGAAGCTCAATGAGGAAGGGGAAAAGCGGGTCGTCAAAACCTGGGCGCGCCGGTCGACCATTCCGCCGGAGTTTGTCGGGCACACGATCGCCATTCACAACGGCAACAAGTTCATCCCGGTCTATGTGACCGAGAACATGGTCGGACACAAGTTGGGCGAGTTTGCCCCGACGCGCACATTCCGCGGCCATGGCGAAAAGAAGACCGAAAAGGCGACCGGTCCCACCCACAAGAAGTAA
- the rpsJ gene encoding 30S ribosomal protein S10 has translation MSIGPKIRIRLKAYDHRALDKSTQEIARTAMRTGARIVGPIPLPTKRSVYTVLRSPHVDKKSREQFETRIHKRLIDIIESSPQTVDALMKLELPAGVDVEIKV, from the coding sequence TTGAGCATTGGTCCGAAAATTCGCATCCGCCTGAAGGCGTACGATCACCGCGCGCTCGATAAGTCGACGCAGGAGATCGCACGCACCGCCATGCGGACCGGGGCCCGCATCGTCGGGCCGATTCCACTGCCGACGAAGCGCAGCGTGTACACCGTGTTGCGCTCGCCCCACGTGGACAAGAAGTCGCGCGAACAGTTCGAGACGCGCATCCACAAGCGGCTGATCGATATCATCGAGTCCAGCCCGCAGACCGTGGATGCCCTGATGAAGCTCGAGCTGCCGGCCGGTGTGGATGTGGAGATCAAGGTCTGA
- the rplC gene encoding 50S ribosomal protein L3: MRQILGIKRGMTTLFLDNGDTVGVTVIEAGPCPVVQVKTRDKDGYEAVQVGIGTIRKNLVNKPRAGQFGALAPTRYLRELRLANAAELKVGDLVTVDQFKAGERVDIVGISRGLGFQGAVRRHKFGGGPVTHGQSDRTRAPGSVGASSYPSRTFRGQRMAGRMGNVRVTETNLQVAAVRPEENLIFVRGAVPGKKNSLVMIRQSRKQRSS; the protein is encoded by the coding sequence ATGCGTCAAATACTCGGCATCAAACGCGGCATGACCACGCTGTTCCTCGACAACGGCGACACCGTCGGTGTCACCGTCATCGAGGCCGGTCCGTGCCCGGTCGTGCAGGTCAAGACCCGGGACAAGGACGGCTACGAGGCGGTGCAGGTCGGCATCGGCACGATCCGCAAGAATCTGGTCAACAAGCCCCGCGCCGGCCAGTTCGGCGCGCTGGCTCCGACACGCTACCTGCGCGAACTGCGCCTGGCCAACGCCGCCGAATTGAAGGTCGGCGACCTGGTCACGGTCGATCAGTTCAAGGCCGGCGAGCGGGTCGATATCGTGGGTATCTCGCGTGGCCTCGGGTTCCAGGGCGCGGTGCGCCGGCACAAGTTCGGCGGCGGCCCGGTCACCCACGGCCAGTCGGATCGCACCCGCGCGCCGGGATCGGTCGGCGCCTCGTCCTACCCCTCGCGCACCTTCCGCGGACAGCGGATGGCCGGGCGGATGGGCAATGTGCGCGTGACGGAGACCAACCTGCAGGTGGCGGCGGTCCGTCCCGAAGAGAATCTCATCTTCGTGCGCGGCGCGGTCCCCGGGAAGAAGAATTCGCTGGTGATGATTCGCCAGTCACGGAAGCAGCGCAGTTCGTAA
- the rplD gene encoding 50S ribosomal protein L4, with product MSVKASKYDASGAVIGSVDLPDELFGRDPHAPALHAYVKMYLTNQRQGTAKTKTRREVSGGGIKPWRQKGTGRARAGSITSPVWVGGGRAFGPRPRHHHEDVPRKVRRLAFVSALSLKAQNGAVKVWERRELDVPKTKAVADALGKIGVGGRKTLLLDEGLLPNFTKSCRNIAWLDHTRAELANAYQIMKAQEVIVSPEALARMKELFAA from the coding sequence ATGTCGGTGAAGGCCTCCAAATATGACGCTTCAGGCGCGGTGATCGGCTCGGTCGATCTCCCGGACGAATTGTTCGGGCGCGATCCGCATGCTCCGGCGCTGCATGCCTACGTCAAGATGTACCTGACCAACCAGCGTCAGGGGACCGCCAAAACCAAGACCCGCCGCGAAGTCTCCGGTGGCGGCATCAAGCCCTGGCGGCAGAAGGGCACCGGACGGGCTCGCGCCGGTTCGATCACGTCGCCAGTCTGGGTGGGCGGCGGCCGCGCCTTCGGGCCGCGACCGCGGCATCATCATGAAGATGTGCCGCGCAAGGTGCGCCGGCTGGCCTTCGTTTCGGCGTTGTCGCTGAAGGCGCAAAACGGCGCCGTCAAAGTCTGGGAACGTCGCGAACTCGACGTCCCCAAGACCAAGGCCGTCGCCGACGCGCTCGGCAAAATCGGTGTCGGTGGCCGCAAGACCCTGCTTTTGGATGAGGGGTTGCTGCCCAATTTCACCAAGTCCTGCCGCAACATCGCCTGGTTGGATCACACGCGGGCCGAGCTGGCCAACGCCTATCAGATCATGAAGGCGCAGGAAGTCATCGTCTCGCCCGAAGCGCTGGCCCGGATGAAGGAGCTGTTTGCCGCATGA
- the rpsL gene encoding 30S ribosomal protein S12 — protein MPTISQLIRKGRKRLEEQPKTPALKGSPQKRGVCTRVYTSTPKKPNSALRKVARVRLTNRIDVTAYIPGEGHNLQEHSIVLIRGGRVKDLPGVRYHIIRGTLDSAGVNDRKRSRSKYGTKRPKK, from the coding sequence TTGCCGACGATCAGCCAGTTGATTCGCAAAGGGCGCAAGCGCCTCGAAGAGCAGCCGAAGACCCCGGCGCTGAAGGGCAGCCCGCAGAAACGCGGCGTGTGCACCCGCGTGTACACCTCCACCCCGAAGAAGCCGAACTCGGCCCTGCGCAAGGTGGCGCGTGTCCGCCTCACCAACCGCATCGACGTGACCGCCTACATCCCGGGCGAAGGCCACAACCTGCAGGAGCATTCGATTGTGCTCATCCGCGGGGGACGCGTCAAGGACCTGCCGGGTGTCCGCTACCACATCATCCGCGGCACGCTCGATTCGGCCGGAGTCAACGATCGGAAGCGCAGCCGTTCCAAGTACGGAACCAAGAGACCCAAGAAGTAA
- the rpsG gene encoding 30S ribosomal protein S7, which produces MPRRKSVAKREVLPDPKFGDVTVTQFVNGLMQRGKKSLAENILYDSFAIIEKETQQPALEVFKKAMDNVKPILEVKSRRVGGANYQVPVEVRPARRTALAIRWLIGFARERKEHSMAEKLAGELIAASKKEGSAIKKREDTHRMAEANKAFAHFRW; this is translated from the coding sequence ATGCCGCGCCGGAAGTCAGTCGCCAAGCGGGAAGTGTTGCCCGATCCCAAGTTCGGGGATGTCACCGTGACCCAGTTCGTCAACGGGCTCATGCAGCGGGGGAAGAAATCGCTGGCCGAGAACATCCTCTATGATTCCTTCGCCATTATCGAGAAGGAAACCCAGCAGCCCGCCTTGGAAGTCTTCAAGAAGGCGATGGACAACGTCAAGCCGATCCTGGAAGTGAAGTCGCGCCGCGTGGGCGGCGCCAACTATCAGGTGCCCGTCGAGGTGCGTCCGGCCCGACGCACCGCGCTGGCCATCCGCTGGCTCATCGGCTTTGCCCGCGAGCGCAAGGAACACTCGATGGCCGAAAAGCTCGCCGGCGAATTGATCGCCGCCTCCAAGAAGGAAGGCTCCGCGATCAAGAAGCGCGAGGACACGCACCGTATGGCGGAAGCCAACAAGGCCTTTGCCCACTTCCGCTGGTAA
- the rpsC gene encoding 30S ribosomal protein S3: MGQKTHPVGFRVGVIRSWSSRWFAQRNFSDLLIEDLTIKRYIGRRLENAGIAKIEIVRQPKRITVDIHTSRPGIVIGRKGAEVDKLREELQLLTKKDITLNIVEVKRPELRAQLVADSIARQLEGRISFRRAMKKALAATMKMGALGMRIQCSGRLGGAEIARSEKYMEGRVPLHTLRADIDFARSTAHTAFGTIGVKVWIFKGEVLSPADQVEKEEEAPTFGRERERGRGPRSKKPGARSRRKRPEEREGDGGDAGEE; encoded by the coding sequence TTGGGTCAGAAAACACATCCGGTTGGTTTCCGCGTCGGCGTCATTCGCAGCTGGTCGTCGCGGTGGTTCGCTCAGCGCAATTTCTCGGACCTCCTGATCGAGGATCTGACGATCAAGCGCTACATCGGCCGCCGCCTCGAGAACGCCGGGATCGCCAAGATTGAGATCGTGCGCCAGCCGAAGCGCATCACCGTCGACATCCACACCTCGCGTCCGGGCATCGTCATCGGCCGCAAGGGCGCCGAAGTCGACAAACTGCGTGAAGAGCTCCAGCTTCTGACCAAAAAGGACATCACCCTCAATATTGTCGAGGTCAAACGCCCCGAGCTGCGGGCGCAGCTGGTGGCCGACTCGATCGCGCGCCAGCTGGAGGGCCGCATCTCCTTCCGCCGCGCGATGAAGAAGGCTCTGGCGGCGACGATGAAGATGGGCGCGTTGGGAATGCGCATTCAGTGCAGCGGACGGCTCGGCGGCGCCGAAATCGCCCGCTCGGAAAAATACATGGAAGGACGCGTGCCGCTTCACACCCTGCGCGCCGACATCGACTTCGCCCGCTCCACCGCCCACACCGCCTTCGGCACCATCGGCGTGAAAGTGTGGATCTTCAAAGGCGAGGTCCTTAGTCCGGCCGATCAGGTGGAGAAAGAGGAAGAGGCGCCGACGTTTGGACGCGAACGGGAGCGGGGACGCGGGCCGCGGTCGAAAAAGCCGGGCGCGCGCTCGCGCCGGAAACGTCCGGAAGAACGCGAAGGGGACGGCGGCGACGCCGGGGAAGAATAA
- the fusA gene encoding elongation factor G has translation MATSDIKKIRNIGIAAHIDAGKTTTTERILYYTGKTHRLGEVHDGAATMDWMEQEKERGITITSAATSCAWRDHEINIIDTPGHVDFTVEVERSLRVLDGVVALFCSVGGVEPQSETVWRQADRYHVPRIAYVNKMDRVGADFLGAVKMMRERLGANAIPVQLPAGEGELFTGIIDLIDMTMRIHHEETHGSTFEDIAIPDSLLAYAKEHREKMLEAVADYDDHLLDKFLHDQPIEHEEVVRALRRATIDTKIMPVLCGSSFKNKGVQKLLDAVIEFLPAPNDLPPVKGYVPGTTEATLQRKADVSEPFAALAFKIMTDAYVGRLTYFRVYSGKVSVGESVLNSTTGKRERIGRLMVMHANKREEIQEASAGMIVAAVGLKDTSTGQTLCDQKHPIELERMVFPEPVISVAIEPKSKADQDRLTSALSKLAEEDPTFRIRVDEETAQTIISGMGELHLEILIDRMKREFNVQANVGRPQVAYKETITQAADVNMRFVRQTGGRGQYAHVIMKFEPSGNKGFVFENAVIGGNIPREYIPAVEKGVRDGLERGVLAGYTLVDIKATLLDGSYHEVDSSDMAFRIAGSMALQEAAKKAKPVLLEPMMNVEVVSPEEYMGDVIGDLSSRRGKIHGIGTRGGAKLVSATVPLTEMFGYATRLRSLSQGRAVYTMEFSHYEEVPAKMAETIMVGAGKGRT, from the coding sequence GTGGCAACATCCGACATCAAAAAGATCCGCAACATCGGCATCGCCGCCCATATCGACGCCGGCAAGACCACCACCACCGAGCGCATCCTCTACTACACGGGGAAGACGCACCGGCTGGGGGAGGTCCACGACGGCGCCGCCACCATGGATTGGATGGAGCAGGAGAAGGAACGCGGCATCACCATCACCTCGGCGGCCACGTCGTGCGCGTGGCGCGATCACGAGATCAACATCATTGACACCCCCGGCCACGTCGACTTCACCGTCGAGGTCGAACGCTCGCTGCGCGTGCTCGACGGCGTCGTCGCGCTCTTCTGCAGCGTCGGCGGCGTGGAGCCGCAATCGGAAACCGTCTGGCGCCAGGCCGACCGCTACCATGTCCCCCGCATCGCCTACGTCAACAAGATGGACCGTGTCGGCGCCGATTTCCTTGGCGCGGTGAAGATGATGCGCGAGCGCCTCGGCGCCAACGCGATCCCGGTGCAGCTGCCCGCCGGCGAGGGGGAACTGTTTACCGGGATCATCGACCTGATCGACATGACGATGCGCATTCACCACGAGGAGACCCACGGCTCAACCTTCGAGGACATCGCGATTCCCGACTCACTCCTGGCGTACGCGAAGGAACACCGCGAGAAGATGCTCGAGGCGGTCGCCGACTACGACGACCACCTGTTGGATAAATTCCTCCACGACCAGCCGATCGAGCACGAGGAAGTGGTGCGCGCCCTGCGCCGCGCCACGATCGACACCAAGATCATGCCGGTGCTCTGCGGCTCATCGTTCAAAAACAAGGGCGTGCAGAAACTGCTGGATGCCGTGATTGAGTTTCTGCCCGCCCCCAACGACCTGCCGCCGGTGAAGGGGTATGTCCCCGGCACCACCGAGGCGACGTTGCAACGCAAGGCGGACGTGTCCGAGCCCTTCGCCGCGCTGGCCTTTAAGATCATGACCGACGCCTACGTCGGTCGTCTGACCTACTTCCGCGTCTACTCCGGCAAAGTCTCCGTTGGCGAGAGCGTGCTCAATTCCACCACCGGCAAGCGCGAGCGCATCGGCCGGCTGATGGTGATGCACGCCAACAAGCGCGAGGAAATCCAGGAGGCCTCGGCCGGCATGATCGTCGCCGCCGTCGGACTCAAGGACACCTCCACCGGACAGACCCTCTGCGACCAGAAGCACCCGATCGAACTCGAACGCATGGTCTTCCCCGAGCCGGTGATTTCGGTGGCGATCGAGCCCAAATCCAAGGCCGATCAGGACCGCCTGACCTCGGCCCTCTCCAAGCTGGCGGAAGAGGACCCGACCTTCCGCATCCGCGTCGATGAAGAGACCGCCCAGACCATCATCTCCGGCATGGGCGAATTGCACCTGGAGATCCTCATCGACCGGATGAAGCGCGAGTTCAACGTGCAGGCCAACGTCGGACGTCCGCAGGTCGCCTACAAGGAGACCATCACCCAGGCGGCCGATGTGAACATGCGCTTCGTGCGCCAGACTGGTGGCCGCGGCCAGTATGCCCACGTGATCATGAAGTTTGAGCCCTCCGGGAATAAGGGCTTCGTCTTCGAGAACGCCGTCATCGGCGGCAACATCCCGCGCGAGTACATCCCGGCCGTCGAAAAAGGCGTTCGCGATGGTCTCGAGCGTGGCGTGTTGGCCGGGTACACCTTGGTCGACATCAAGGCCACCCTGCTCGATGGCTCCTACCACGAGGTCGACTCGTCCGACATGGCCTTCCGGATCGCCGGTTCCATGGCGCTGCAGGAAGCGGCCAAGAAGGCCAAACCGGTCCTCCTGGAGCCGATGATGAACGTCGAGGTGGTCTCGCCGGAAGAGTACATGGGCGATGTGATCGGCGACCTCAGCTCCCGACGGGGCAAAATTCACGGTATCGGCACCCGCGGCGGGGCCAAACTGGTCTCCGCCACCGTGCCGCTGACCGAGATGTTCGGCTATGCCACCCGCCTGCGCTCCCTGTCACAGGGGCGGGCGGTGTACACGATGGAATTCAGCCACTATGAAGAGGTCCCTGCCAAGATGGCGGAGACGATCATGGTGGGGGCCGGCAAGGGGAGAACATGA